TTGTTCTCGAGAATAGGATCCTTACTTTTATCTCTAAGCTCAACTATTTTATTAATAATCTCTATTTTGTTCTTCTCGGGATATATTATGGCTAACGGATAATCATTTATGGATTGGAAAGCATCACGTCTACTAGTATGCATTTTCCTCACTTTAACACCTCTATGAGCTAAAGCATACGTGTCACCGGTTTCACCATGCATTACAACAACAGATTCAGCAAATGGCGCTTTAGCTGCTGTTAGAAATGCTGCTTTCAAGTTAAAAGCAGAATCTGTACTTGGTCTATCACTGCTTCTCTGAGCTCCTACAAAAACTATTGGTACAGGTTTATTCTTTATGGCAAACGCTATTGCTGCCGCTGTATAGGCCATCATATCTGTGCCGTGCGCAACAACTATTCCATCAACACCGTTTTTCATTTCTCTATATATTTCAGAAGAGATTTTCTCCCAATGCTTAGGGGTGATGTCTTCTGAGAACACGTTCAGTATTTCTTTTGCATCAATAAATGCTGTATTACTAATCTCGGGAATCCACTCTAATAATTCCTCAACACTAAGAGCGGGCTTAACAGCGCCTGTTTCATAATCTACTTTTGAAACAATAGTTCCACCAGTACTCAATAAAACTATTCTTGGAAGATCTTTTTTCTGCTTCCTGAAAACCTGTGTCTTCACGGTTCTCTTCTCTCTCTTCTCTAATACCTCGATTTTTTCCTTGCCAGAAATTCGGATGCCTATATTATAGCCATTATCAAGTTTTATAATGATGAATGGTTTCTCACCATACAATGCTTCTCTAGGCATAAGTATTCCTTCAAAGATCCTTTTCTCAGTAGAGATCCTTATTTTATCGCCGACTTCTGCACCTATCTCCCTAAGAATTCTCGCAATGTATCCTTTATAACCAAGATACTCATCTGCATACATAATGAAACCCCTCCACCTATATTAAGAGGATAGAAATATTACAATTAAACCTTTAGTCAACGATAATGTATCAGCTTTGTATAAGAATAGTGTGCTTCCCAGCCATATGCCAATGATCAATAAATAATTCTGGGTAGAAACTTATAAAGTTCTAAAAAACAATTACCTTCTTCTCCTATAGAAGGATTGCTGTTGAGCAGCTAGAACTATTCTTCTAACATACTCCCATCTATTCCTCATTCTTGGAGGCATGTTCTTCTTAGGCTTTGGAGGTATCTTTGGTGTTTGGCTCCTGACTTTTCCAGCCTTTGTAAGTGATCCGTGGCTTGGCATCTTATTTATTCACCATGCATTATTTTTGCTTCAAAAACTAATATGCTTAAATAATGCTTTATATTTTAGGGATATTTAAATATTGGTGTTTATGTATCTGATCTATTAGGTATGGTGATAGGTGATGAAGAAAGCATACCTAGCTGAATCCGTTATAGGTATATATGCATTTGACGATAAAGGAGAAGTAATTGCTAAATCTCTTGCACCTACAAGTTTAGATGATAATGTTGAGTATTTATTGAAAATTGAAAAAGGAGAAGAAACACCTCAGCTAAAAGAGGTTTTGCTAAAACTAAAAGAAGATGGTTTCGACACAGTTGTTGTTGAAACAACTGAGACAGGAAAACATGTTGCATCCATAGGGCTAGAACCACTGGTGGAGACAGGCCATATTGGTGCGCAAACACTGAGAGAGAAAATAGTGGATTACGCCATAGAAACTGGTTTTGCAAAAGACAAGGAAGAATTCTATATAAAACTACATGATATAATGGTTGAACTTACCCGTAGAAAACTGAGGAGAGCTGCACAGAAAAGAGACTTGTTAGCTGTCCAGGCTATTAGGGCAATAGACGATATCGATAAAACAATCAACTTATATGTTGCACGATTAAGAGAATGGTATAGTCTACATTTCCCAGAATTAGATGAACTAGTTAGAGAGCATTCTGATTATGCTAGAATAATTTATGAGCTAGGCCATAGAAGCAACATAACAGTAGAAAACCTAAAGAAGCTCGGGTTCAGCGAGGAAAAAGCCAGGAAAATAGCTGAAGCAGCAGAAAAAAGTATGGGCGCTGATCTAAGCGATTTCGATATAGAATATATAAAGACTCTTGCAGGAATAATTCTAGACCTATATAAACTAAGAGAAACCCTAGAAGGATACATTGAAGCAATCATGAAAGAGGTAGCACCAAACATAACAGCACTAGTAGGGCCAAAACTAGGAGCTAGACTACTAAGCCTCGCAGGAGGATTAGAAAACCTAGCCAAACTACCGGCAAGCACAATACAGGTATTAGGAGCAGAGAAAGCATTGTTCAGAGCACTAAGAACCGGCGGTAAACCGCCGAAACATGGGGTAATCTTCCAGTTCCCAGCAATACATCGTAGCCCAAGATGGCAGAGAGGAAAAATTGCTCGTGCATTAGCGGCAAAACTGGCAATAGCTGCTAAAGTAGACTATTTCACAGGAAGATTTATCGGGGATAAACTCAAAGAAGAACTTGATAAGAGGATTGAGGAGATCAAGAAACTATATGCAAAGCCTCCGGCGAGGAAGAAAGAAGAGAAGCGGCGTCCTAGAAGAAGAGGTAAGGGTAGAGGACGTAGAAGAAAAGGTAGGAGAAGATAAGTTCTAGGAGGTGAACATGTATGTCTCAAGTAGTAAATATTAGGCCCCATGAAAAATACTATGGAGTATACATTGTTGAATTAGAGGATGGAAGCATTAAGCTCGCAACCAAAAACCTTGTTCCAGGACATAGAGTATATGGAGAAAGACTCTATAGATGGGGCGGAGAAGAATATCGTGAATGGAATCTTTATAGAAGCAAATTAGCAGGAGCACTCGCCAATGGA
This is a stretch of genomic DNA from Staphylothermus hellenicus DSM 12710. It encodes these proteins:
- the gatD gene encoding Glu-tRNA(Gln) amidotransferase subunit GatD gives rise to the protein MYADEYLGYKGYIARILREIGAEVGDKIRISTEKRIFEGILMPREALYGEKPFIIIKLDNGYNIGIRISGKEKIEVLEKREKRTVKTQVFRKQKKDLPRIVLLSTGGTIVSKVDYETGAVKPALSVEELLEWIPEISNTAFIDAKEILNVFSEDITPKHWEKISSEIYREMKNGVDGIVVAHGTDMMAYTAAAIAFAIKNKPVPIVFVGAQRSSDRPSTDSAFNLKAAFLTAAKAPFAESVVVMHGETGDTYALAHRGVKVRKMHTSRRDAFQSINDYPLAIIYPEKNKIEIINKIVELRDKSKDPILENKFDDKVVMIKAYPGFQPEIIDLLVDKGFHGIVIEGSGLGHISNRVIDSIKRAVEEGIPVVMTSQCLFGRVNMHVYSTGRKLLSVGVIPGSDMLPETAYVKLSWILGSKTRDLREVYRLMTTNIVGEINPRLTINLYPRWPI
- a CDS encoding 30S ribosomal protein S30e, yielding MPSHGSLTKAGKVRSQTPKIPPKPKKNMPPRMRNRWEYVRRIVLAAQQQSFYRRRR
- a CDS encoding C/D box methylation guide ribonucleoprotein complex aNOP56 subunit (functions along with aFIB and aL7a; guides 2'-O-methylation of ribose to specific sites in RNAs) translates to MKKAYLAESVIGIYAFDDKGEVIAKSLAPTSLDDNVEYLLKIEKGEETPQLKEVLLKLKEDGFDTVVVETTETGKHVASIGLEPLVETGHIGAQTLREKIVDYAIETGFAKDKEEFYIKLHDIMVELTRRKLRRAAQKRDLLAVQAIRAIDDIDKTINLYVARLREWYSLHFPELDELVREHSDYARIIYELGHRSNITVENLKKLGFSEEKARKIAEAAEKSMGADLSDFDIEYIKTLAGIILDLYKLRETLEGYIEAIMKEVAPNITALVGPKLGARLLSLAGGLENLAKLPASTIQVLGAEKALFRALRTGGKPPKHGVIFQFPAIHRSPRWQRGKIARALAAKLAIAAKVDYFTGRFIGDKLKEELDKRIEEIKKLYAKPPARKKEEKRRPRRRGKGRGRRRKGRRR